One Streptomyces sp. ML-6 genomic region harbors:
- a CDS encoding bifunctional FO biosynthesis protein CofGH produces the protein MKDPQHGRPTTNAMRRALKRARDGVALDVTEAAVLLQARGDDLTDLAASAARVRDAGLEAAGRPGVITYSRKVFIPLTRLCRDKCHYCTFVTVPGKLRRAGHGMFLSPDEVLAIAREGAAMGCKEALFTLGDRPEDRWPEAREWLEAEGYDDTLAYVRAMAIRVLEETGLLPHLNPGVMGWTDLQRLKPVAPSMGMMLETTATRLWSEPGGPHHGSPDKEPAVRLRVLEDAGRSNVPFTTGILIGIGESYEERADSLFELRRTARAYHGIQEVIVQNFRAKPDTAMRGMPDAELEELAAAIAVARHVLGPSARIQAPPNLVDAEYALIVGAGIDDWGGVSPLTPDHVNPERPWPHIDELAARTAEAGFTLRERLTIYPEFIKRGEPWLDPRLLPHVRALADPGTGLAREGAIPTGLPWQEPDEEFGATGRTDLHRTIDTEGRTGDRREDFDEVYGDWDALRESAAPGMVPSRIDADVRAALGQAADDPTKLTDEQALVLFHAEGEALDELCRIADTLRRDVVGDDVTYIVTRNINFTNVCYTGCRFCAFAQRRTDADAYSLSLDQVADRAAQAWDVGAVEVCMQGGIHPDLPGTAYFDIARAVKERVPGMHVHAFSPMEVVNGATRTGLSIRDWLTAAKEAGLDSIPGTAAEILDDEVRWVLTKGKLPTATWLEVIRTAHEVGLRSSSTMMYGHVDQPRHWLGHLRTLARLQQETGGFTEFVTLPFIHTNAPIYLAGIARPGPTDRDNRAVTAMARLLLHPHITNIQTSWVKLGTQGAAEMLRSGANDLGGTLMEETISRMAGSSYGSYRSVRDLVAIADLAGRPAKPRTTLYGEVPQERQRAAEASDGHLPELLPLLPD, from the coding sequence ATGAAGGATCCTCAGCACGGACGTCCGACCACCAATGCCATGCGGCGTGCCCTCAAGCGGGCCCGCGACGGTGTTGCCCTCGATGTGACCGAGGCCGCCGTCCTGCTCCAGGCGCGGGGCGACGACCTGACGGACCTCGCGGCCTCGGCCGCCCGGGTGCGCGACGCCGGGCTGGAGGCCGCGGGGCGGCCGGGGGTGATCACGTACTCCCGCAAGGTCTTCATCCCGCTGACCCGGCTCTGCCGTGACAAGTGTCACTACTGCACCTTCGTCACCGTCCCCGGCAAGCTCCGGCGCGCGGGCCACGGGATGTTCCTGTCGCCCGACGAGGTGCTGGCCATCGCCCGCGAGGGCGCGGCCATGGGATGCAAGGAAGCCCTGTTCACGCTCGGCGACCGGCCGGAGGACCGCTGGCCCGAGGCGCGGGAGTGGCTGGAGGCCGAGGGGTACGACGACACCCTGGCGTACGTGCGCGCCATGGCGATCCGGGTCCTGGAGGAGACCGGGCTGCTGCCGCACCTGAACCCCGGGGTGATGGGCTGGACCGACCTCCAGCGCCTCAAGCCCGTCGCCCCGTCCATGGGCATGATGCTGGAGACGACCGCGACCCGGCTGTGGTCCGAGCCCGGCGGCCCGCACCACGGCTCCCCCGACAAGGAACCGGCCGTACGCCTGCGGGTCCTGGAGGACGCCGGACGTTCCAACGTGCCGTTCACCACCGGCATCCTGATCGGCATCGGCGAGTCGTACGAGGAGCGCGCCGACTCCCTCTTCGAGCTGCGCCGGACCGCCCGCGCCTACCACGGCATCCAGGAAGTCATCGTCCAGAACTTCCGGGCCAAGCCCGACACCGCGATGCGCGGCATGCCGGACGCCGAGCTGGAGGAGCTGGCCGCCGCCATCGCCGTCGCCCGGCACGTGCTCGGCCCGTCCGCCCGCATCCAGGCCCCGCCGAACCTCGTCGACGCCGAGTACGCGCTGATCGTCGGCGCGGGCATCGACGACTGGGGCGGGGTGTCACCGCTCACCCCGGACCACGTCAACCCCGAGCGCCCCTGGCCGCACATCGACGAACTCGCCGCGCGGACCGCCGAGGCGGGCTTCACGCTCCGCGAACGGCTCACCATCTACCCGGAGTTCATCAAGCGCGGCGAGCCCTGGCTCGACCCCCGGCTGCTGCCGCACGTGCGGGCGCTCGCCGACCCGGGGACCGGGCTCGCCCGCGAGGGCGCGATCCCCACCGGGCTGCCCTGGCAGGAGCCCGACGAGGAGTTCGGCGCCACCGGCCGCACCGACCTGCACCGCACCATCGACACCGAGGGCCGCACCGGCGACCGCCGCGAGGACTTCGACGAGGTGTACGGGGACTGGGACGCGCTGCGCGAGTCCGCCGCCCCCGGCATGGTCCCGTCCAGGATCGACGCGGACGTGAGGGCCGCGCTCGGGCAGGCCGCCGACGACCCGACGAAGCTCACCGACGAGCAGGCGCTCGTCCTGTTCCACGCGGAGGGCGAGGCGCTCGACGAGCTGTGCCGGATCGCGGACACCCTGCGCCGCGACGTGGTCGGCGACGACGTCACGTACATCGTCACCAGGAACATCAACTTCACCAACGTCTGCTACACCGGCTGCCGCTTCTGCGCCTTCGCCCAGCGGCGCACCGACGCCGACGCGTACAGCCTCTCCCTGGACCAGGTCGCCGACCGGGCCGCGCAGGCGTGGGACGTCGGCGCGGTCGAGGTGTGCATGCAGGGCGGCATCCACCCGGACCTGCCCGGCACCGCGTACTTCGACATCGCGCGGGCGGTGAAGGAACGCGTGCCCGGCATGCACGTGCACGCCTTCTCGCCCATGGAGGTCGTCAACGGCGCCACCCGCACCGGGCTGTCCATCCGCGACTGGCTGACCGCGGCGAAGGAGGCCGGGCTCGACTCGATCCCCGGCACGGCGGCCGAGATCCTGGACGACGAGGTCCGCTGGGTCCTCACCAAGGGCAAGCTGCCGACGGCGACCTGGCTGGAGGTCATCAGGACCGCCCACGAGGTGGGCCTGCGCTCCTCGTCCACGATGATGTACGGGCACGTCGACCAGCCCCGGCACTGGCTCGGCCACCTGCGGACCCTGGCCCGGCTCCAGCAGGAGACCGGCGGCTTCACGGAGTTCGTCACGCTCCCGTTCATCCACACCAACGCCCCGATCTACCTGGCGGGCATCGCCCGCCCCGGCCCGACCGACCGGGACAACCGGGCCGTCACCGCCATGGCCCGGCTGCTGCTCCACCCGCACATCACCAACATCCAGACCAGCTGGGTCAAGCTCGGTACGCAGGGCGCGGCCGAGATGCTGCGCTCGGGCGCCAACGACCTGGGCGGCACGCTGATGGAGGAGACCATCTCCCGCATGGCCGGGTCGAGTTACGGCTCGTACCGGTCGGTCCGGGACCTCGTCGCCATCGCCGACCTGGCCGGCCGCCCGGCGAAGCCGCGCACGACGCTGTACGGGGAGGTCCCGCAGGAACGGCAGCGGGCGGCGGAGGCGTCCGACGGGCACCTCCCGGAGCTGCTGCCGCTGCTGCCGGACTGA
- a CDS encoding nuclear transport factor 2 family protein: MDIEEMRRQLRALTDRAEITDLLDRYLRSLDAGVFDEEWARAFHTEYVTAEMPLGTVHGRDALLSRVRRGMALFDRTVHLGTNAVIEIDGDRATARGAQLSTHVLADGPGELFVSAGHTDNELVRTADGWRISASALRVVWTRGTPPRLPEDFALAAPAAPAA; this comes from the coding sequence ATGGACATCGAAGAGATGCGGCGACAGCTGCGAGCCCTGACCGACCGTGCCGAGATCACCGACCTGCTGGACCGTTACCTGCGTTCCCTGGACGCGGGGGTCTTCGACGAGGAGTGGGCGCGTGCGTTCCACACCGAGTACGTCACCGCGGAGATGCCCCTCGGCACCGTGCACGGCCGCGACGCCCTGCTGTCCCGCGTCCGGCGGGGAATGGCGCTGTTCGACCGGACCGTGCACCTGGGCACCAACGCCGTCATCGAGATCGACGGCGACCGGGCCACCGCCCGCGGCGCCCAGCTGAGCACCCACGTCCTGGCGGACGGCCCGGGCGAACTCTTCGTCTCCGCCGGCCACACCGACAACGAACTGGTCCGCACGGCCGACGGCTGGCGGATCTCCGCCTCGGCCCTGCGGGTGGTGTGGACCCGCGGCACCCCTCCCCGCCTGCCGGAAGATTTCGCCCTCGCCGCCCCGGCGGCTCCCGCGGCCTGA
- a CDS encoding HAMP domain-containing sensor histidine kinase, with translation MAHQDSGTGTAGGGTGTGGGAGAAAGGPAPSKRPRRLTARMKLTLTYALFVFVAGAFSLVVVYLALRFVPNYPLGDVNPQAAAVATRPDILQALVKASGVVLLFLALLGLGAGWLIAGRVLRPLQDITRAARRAADGSLDHRIGLTGPRDEFTELSDTFDDMLARLQRSFEAQQRFAANASHELRTPLAVSRTMLDVAVADPDGQDYRRLVSRLRETNQRGIDITDALLQLSALDHTPPATEEGLDLADTARGAVETVREEAETRGVTLSAGIHPAPVTGNGVLLRQLVLNLLHNAVRHNLPTGGSLALTVGPDPVRPGRALLTVTNTGPLLPDTVDHLTEPFLRGGGRLAEKDPTRRGHGLGLTIVSSIVRAHHGELTLTPNSGGGLTVRVSLPGPGQDGARPSR, from the coding sequence GTGGCCCACCAGGACAGCGGCACAGGTACGGCCGGCGGCGGCACCGGGACAGGTGGCGGCGCCGGAGCGGCCGCCGGGGGCCCGGCGCCGTCCAAGCGGCCACGGCGGCTGACCGCCCGGATGAAGCTCACCCTCACCTACGCCCTGTTCGTCTTCGTCGCCGGGGCGTTCAGCCTGGTCGTGGTCTACCTGGCGTTGCGCTTCGTGCCCAACTACCCGCTGGGCGACGTGAATCCGCAGGCCGCCGCCGTCGCCACCCGCCCGGACATCCTCCAGGCCCTGGTCAAGGCGTCCGGTGTTGTTCTGCTGTTCCTCGCGCTGCTCGGGCTCGGCGCGGGCTGGCTCATCGCGGGCCGCGTCCTGCGCCCGCTCCAGGACATCACCCGGGCGGCCCGCCGGGCCGCCGACGGCTCCCTGGACCACCGCATCGGACTCACCGGCCCGCGCGACGAGTTCACCGAACTCTCCGACACCTTCGACGACATGCTCGCCCGCCTCCAGCGGTCCTTCGAGGCCCAGCAGCGGTTCGCCGCCAACGCCTCGCACGAACTGCGCACGCCCCTCGCCGTCAGCCGCACCATGCTCGACGTGGCCGTCGCCGACCCCGACGGCCAGGACTACCGGCGCCTCGTCTCCCGGCTCCGCGAGACCAACCAGCGCGGCATCGACATCACCGACGCCCTGCTCCAGCTCTCCGCCCTCGACCACACCCCGCCCGCCACGGAGGAAGGGCTCGACCTCGCCGACACCGCACGGGGCGCCGTCGAGACCGTCCGCGAGGAGGCCGAAACGCGGGGCGTCACCCTCTCCGCCGGCATCCACCCGGCCCCGGTCACCGGCAACGGCGTACTGCTGCGCCAGCTCGTCCTGAACCTGCTCCACAACGCCGTACGGCACAACCTGCCCACGGGCGGATCGCTCGCCCTGACCGTCGGCCCCGACCCGGTGCGCCCCGGCCGCGCCCTCCTGACCGTCACCAACACCGGACCGCTGCTGCCCGACACCGTCGACCACCTCACCGAGCCGTTCCTGCGCGGCGGCGGGCGCCTGGCCGAGAAGGACCCCACCCGCCGCGGCCACGGCCTCGGCCTGACGATCGTCTCCAGCATCGTCCGCGCGCACCACGGGGAACTGACCCTGACCCCCAATTCCGGCGGAGGGCTCACCGTCCGGGTGTCGCTGCCCGGCCCCGGACAGGACGGCGCACGCCCGTCGCGATGA
- a CDS encoding response regulator transcription factor, whose amino-acid sequence MRVLIVEDELYLAEAVQAGLRLEAIASDIAGDGDTALERLDVNEYDVVVLDRDIPGTHGDDVCRIIVERRLGCRVLMLTAAGMLNEKVAGFELGADDYLTKPFDLKELVVRLRSLARRPKDSTPPVLEYAGIRLDPFRREVFRDGKYVALTRKQFAVLEVLMTARGGVVSAETLLERAWDENADPFTNAVRITMSTLRKRLGEPSPIHTVPGVGYRLGEQAGQQGTVGQRGTAAGQHGTTGRER is encoded by the coding sequence ATGCGGGTGCTGATTGTCGAGGACGAGCTGTACCTCGCCGAGGCGGTGCAGGCGGGGCTGCGGCTCGAAGCCATCGCCTCCGACATCGCCGGGGACGGGGACACCGCCCTGGAACGCCTCGACGTGAACGAGTACGACGTCGTCGTGCTCGACCGCGACATCCCCGGCACGCACGGCGACGACGTGTGCCGGATCATCGTGGAGCGGCGCCTCGGCTGCCGGGTGCTCATGCTGACCGCGGCGGGGATGCTCAACGAGAAGGTCGCCGGGTTCGAGCTGGGCGCCGACGACTACCTGACGAAGCCCTTCGACCTGAAGGAACTCGTCGTACGGCTCCGCTCGCTGGCCCGTCGGCCCAAGGACAGCACGCCTCCCGTCCTCGAGTACGCCGGAATCCGGCTGGACCCGTTCCGGCGCGAGGTCTTCCGCGACGGGAAGTACGTGGCGCTCACCAGGAAGCAGTTCGCCGTCCTGGAGGTCCTCATGACCGCGCGGGGCGGGGTCGTCAGCGCGGAGACGCTGCTGGAGCGGGCCTGGGACGAGAACGCCGACCCGTTCACCAACGCGGTCCGCATCACCATGTCCACGCTCCGCAAACGGCTCGGCGAACCGTCGCCCATCCACACCGTGCCCGGCGTCGGATACCGCCTCGGCGAGCAGGCCGGACAGCAGGGGACCGTTGGGCAGCGCGGGACGGCAGCCGGGCAGCACGGGACGACGGGACGCGAGCGATGA
- a CDS encoding M15 family metallopeptidase, translating to MHDDPAANRRAPAANRFTTAARRSPGRTAAGAGAAAVLVLVLTAIWGTPTRSEPAARAATTADHGPDDGGASSDTAPESTDGTGTGTDSSSGRSDGRALTPFDTHHPAISRLDKRLLKAVQEAARDARDDNIEFQVTSGWRSMEHQQRLLDEGIEKYGSVEKARQFVKPPEKSTHVSGKAVDIGPTDADDWLIRNGSDYGLCQVYSNEMWHFELLTTPGGTCPQPLTDAAG from the coding sequence ATGCACGACGACCCCGCCGCGAACCGCCGCGCCCCGGCCGCGAACCGCTTCACCACTGCCGCGCGCCGCTCCCCCGGCCGGACCGCGGCCGGGGCCGGCGCGGCCGCCGTGCTGGTGCTGGTGCTGACGGCGATCTGGGGCACGCCCACCCGGAGCGAACCGGCCGCGCGGGCGGCCACGACGGCGGACCACGGGCCGGACGACGGCGGAGCGTCCTCGGACACCGCCCCGGAGAGCACCGATGGCACCGGCACCGGCACCGACAGCAGCAGCGGCCGTTCGGACGGCCGCGCGCTCACCCCCTTCGACACCCACCACCCGGCCATCAGCCGCCTGGACAAGCGCCTGCTGAAGGCCGTGCAGGAAGCGGCCCGGGACGCACGCGACGACAACATCGAATTCCAGGTCACCTCCGGCTGGCGTTCCATGGAGCACCAGCAGCGTCTGCTGGACGAGGGCATCGAGAAGTACGGGAGCGTCGAAAAGGCGAGGCAGTTCGTGAAGCCCCCGGAGAAGTCGACCCACGTGTCCGGGAAGGCGGTCGACATCGGCCCCACCGACGCCGACGACTGGCTCATCCGCAACGGCTCCGACTACGGCCTGTGCCAGGTCTACAGCAACGAGATGTGGCACTTCGAGCTGCTCACCACCCCGGGCGGCACCTGCCCCCAGCCCCTGACCGACGCGGCCGGCTGA
- a CDS encoding endonuclease/exonuclease/phosphatase family protein yields MADLREDPYPDVYIGGGFSDPSEPVISELIAPEPVTPSTPGPTEPSSPTGPLPELPGTPPELPGPGTAMSSPAGPARYLPKRLGDHILGVVAVVTGLMLVGHSLVPNEPGNLGSLLETVLPWIGLTVPALLLAALIRRSVPAVIAALVLGAVWVALFAPLFLGGSGGNGTGGPNLTVITHNVKADNPDPAATVRTLLAADPDLVALEEITDQALPAYRKSLDRRLPHSVHIGTVALWSRYPITESRRITIDPGWSRSLRALVQGPKGPLAVYVVHLPSVRVGTSGFATGRRDETLGALVRAIDDERQKKVLLLGDLNGATTDRRLEPLTSRLASVEGSGGSGFGFSWPAVFPLTRIDHILTRGVTPTDAWTLPSTGSDHRPVAAGIRA; encoded by the coding sequence ATGGCCGATCTGCGCGAGGACCCCTACCCGGACGTGTACATCGGAGGCGGTTTCTCCGACCCCTCCGAGCCCGTCATCTCCGAGCTCATCGCCCCCGAGCCCGTCACCCCCAGCACCCCCGGCCCCACCGAGCCGTCGAGCCCCACCGGACCGCTGCCGGAACTCCCCGGAACGCCGCCGGAACTCCCCGGACCGGGTACCGCCATGTCCTCGCCCGCCGGTCCCGCCCGGTACCTCCCGAAACGGCTCGGGGACCACATCCTGGGCGTCGTCGCGGTGGTCACGGGTCTCATGCTGGTCGGCCACTCGCTGGTGCCCAACGAGCCGGGCAACCTGGGCAGCCTGCTCGAAACCGTGCTGCCCTGGATCGGCCTGACCGTACCGGCGCTGCTCCTGGCCGCCCTGATCCGCAGGTCCGTCCCGGCCGTCATCGCCGCGCTCGTGCTCGGCGCCGTGTGGGTCGCCCTGTTCGCGCCCCTGTTCCTCGGTGGAAGCGGCGGGAACGGTACGGGCGGGCCGAACCTGACCGTGATCACCCACAACGTCAAAGCCGACAACCCCGACCCCGCCGCGACCGTCCGTACGCTGCTGGCCGCCGACCCCGACCTGGTGGCCCTGGAGGAGATCACCGACCAGGCCCTGCCCGCCTACCGCAAGTCGCTGGACCGACGGCTCCCCCACTCCGTGCACATCGGCACCGTCGCCCTGTGGAGCCGCTACCCCATCACCGAGTCCCGGCGCATCACCATCGATCCCGGCTGGAGCCGCTCCCTGCGCGCCCTGGTCCAGGGGCCGAAGGGCCCCCTCGCCGTCTACGTGGTCCACCTGCCCTCGGTCCGCGTCGGCACGTCCGGCTTCGCCACCGGCCGGCGCGACGAGACCCTCGGCGCCCTCGTCCGGGCCATCGACGACGAGCGGCAGAAGAAGGTGCTGCTGCTGGGCGACCTCAACGGCGCCACCACCGACCGCAGGCTCGAACCGCTGACCTCCCGGCTGGCGTCGGTCGAGGGCAGCGGCGGCAGCGGCTTCGGGTTCAGCTGGCCCGCGGTCTTCCCCCTCACCCGCATCGACCACATCCTCACCCGGGGCGTCACCCCCACCGACGCCTGGACCCTCCCCTCCACCGGCAGCGACCACCGCCCGGTCGCCGCCGGGATCAGGGCCTGA
- a CDS encoding ABC transporter substrate-binding protein, which translates to MWDEPTGRRAGVPSPAGAPVRLGVLAPLSRPGWVEAGRQLLAGIELAVREVNDAGGIGGRPLEPVVRDTAADPGRAAAAVDELAALGVVAVAGEYHSVVARAAAARADALGVPFLCSSAVLDALTEGPTDRVARLAPAQSHGWRIYGDFLLGAGRSRIAVAAQPSVYWASGARILRDHLAPHGGSVVELDADALTPGALCEALVDSGATALLLLVGHPEPAAPIVRAVRADRRLAEILIGAPAGQPEFAGWVAELGGDGAGVPFLRYLPERLGPLGERVGKELRERLGAPPSFVAFEGWDTVAVLAEVLRSHGTDRAAVAGAWPRVVVEGTRGPIRFSRTPGIGVLQWAWAPVQVVDRDPADPDRFRVLHTG; encoded by the coding sequence ATGTGGGACGAGCCGACGGGCCGCCGGGCGGGGGTTCCGTCCCCGGCCGGGGCACCTGTTCGGCTGGGCGTTCTCGCCCCCTTGTCCCGGCCCGGCTGGGTCGAGGCGGGCCGGCAGCTGCTCGCGGGGATCGAGCTGGCCGTCCGCGAGGTCAACGACGCGGGCGGGATCGGCGGCCGGCCGCTGGAGCCGGTGGTCCGGGACACCGCGGCCGACCCCGGGCGGGCCGCGGCGGCCGTGGACGAACTGGCCGCGCTGGGCGTGGTCGCCGTGGCGGGCGAGTACCACAGCGTCGTCGCCCGCGCCGCCGCCGCACGGGCCGACGCCCTCGGCGTACCGTTCCTCTGCTCGTCCGCGGTGCTCGACGCGCTCACCGAGGGGCCGACGGACCGGGTCGCGCGCCTGGCCCCGGCCCAGTCCCACGGCTGGCGGATCTACGGGGACTTCCTCCTCGGCGCGGGCCGGAGCCGGATCGCCGTGGCGGCCCAGCCGAGCGTCTACTGGGCGTCCGGGGCCCGCATCCTGCGGGACCACCTCGCCCCGCACGGCGGAAGTGTCGTCGAGCTCGACGCCGATGCGCTCACCCCGGGGGCCCTGTGCGAGGCGCTCGTCGACTCCGGTGCGACGGCGCTCCTCCTGCTGGTCGGCCATCCGGAACCGGCGGCGCCGATCGTCCGGGCCGTCCGGGCCGACCGGCGGCTCGCGGAGATCCTGATCGGCGCCCCGGCCGGGCAGCCGGAGTTCGCCGGATGGGTCGCGGAACTGGGCGGGGACGGTGCGGGGGTGCCGTTCTTGCGCTACCTGCCCGAGCGGCTCGGGCCGCTCGGCGAACGCGTCGGGAAGGAGCTGCGCGAGCGGCTGGGTGCCCCGCCCTCCTTCGTCGCCTTCGAGGGCTGGGACACGGTCGCCGTCCTCGCCGAGGTGCTGCGCTCGCACGGTACGGACCGGGCGGCCGTCGCCGGGGCGTGGCCGCGCGTGGTGGTCGAGGGCACCCGCGGGCCGATCCGGTTCTCCCGCACGCCGGGCATCGGCGTTCTGCAGTGGGCCTGGGCACCGGTCCAGGTCGTCGACCGGGACCCGGCGGACCCCGACCGCTTCCGGGTCCTCCACACCGGCTGA
- a CDS encoding DUF1062 domain-containing protein → MLNNWVVIPTRLPLVLRRCHTCAAELFRASGKFRVNANHKLIDVWLLVLCTSCGETAKLTVRERVNVRSVRPDLLDRLHANDLGLTAELLQDPAVLRRNRIALDWAGAWRLETDGPVRPDDGATDDGATDVSVRFAARIPVRPVRLIAEGCGLPRAEVERLIAEGKLVSAARLSGKLSGDFAFTLKR, encoded by the coding sequence GTGCTCAACAACTGGGTTGTCATACCCACACGCCTGCCCCTCGTCCTCCGCCGTTGCCACACCTGCGCGGCCGAACTCTTCCGGGCGAGCGGCAAGTTCCGCGTCAACGCCAACCACAAGCTCATCGACGTCTGGCTCCTCGTGCTCTGCACCTCCTGCGGGGAGACCGCGAAGCTCACGGTCCGGGAACGGGTCAACGTCCGCTCCGTACGACCCGACCTGCTGGACCGGCTGCACGCCAACGACCTCGGCCTGACAGCGGAGTTGCTCCAGGACCCGGCCGTTCTGCGCCGCAATCGCATCGCGCTCGACTGGGCGGGAGCCTGGCGCCTGGAGACCGACGGACCGGTTCGCCCGGACGACGGAGCGACCGACGATGGGGCGACCGACGTCTCGGTGCGCTTCGCGGCGCGGATTCCCGTCCGGCCGGTACGGCTGATCGCCGAGGGGTGCGGCCTCCCCCGGGCCGAGGTCGAGAGGCTGATCGCGGAGGGGAAGCTCGTCTCGGCGGCCCGGCTGAGCGGCAAACTCTCCGGGGACTTCGCCTTCACGCTCAAGCGCTGA